The following proteins are encoded in a genomic region of Chlorogloeopsis sp. ULAP01:
- a CDS encoding CPBP family glutamic-type intramembrane protease, protein MAWRLNKKRKFRFGVFLLLVVVSAIAIFILHLQNQREIYTKESNYAIHTRQSFNQPQYYPIEQTLPSQLYQPIANWVGRLILPNAEQMRSGADWVWLEVQHAPPEAKNLIGKVVRLEWKHTQQLQSYVRRVTQDVNFTPATRDSERTGNIHPSRLDGDLGVGALQSLAGFRPNDDVIVTLDNVEIIEQGDSKISLQIEQEPVLATGRFYGLVKILKAEIHTKAVEVQTLPRSSEFFRVRHYNSTSGDFDGAEEIIRIPQQVIDTRNIPPSTPHQIEASSAGKAGWYIYGAKDASDVFVVQALAPRSLFQLQPDKIISGIEAGINYIKYENWQNTEANKGKIRKALVVPQTTEPLSKWHEGDKAIVLHIFGGIGGKKGEALSIASTVTGHFAFGVAEVVRDRFTNELQFAIQYHQIYAHNPDGIISGTHSWANYMGNLQWGWLATRPVTDILIKFDPVTQDYNFDSIKLSPLQEFIYQLQVMMARYRVGDGTGSALVTPAVSCIQDSNQALYAAIKAIRQQVTSNPAIQRWLKTHPEDSQTLRFQQLVSLGASLEKELLPLGIVRADWESNATAVAGIDGGKQPFRDPSIWAGLTSWRSTTPRQAHDELAASFLKHGAKLWFLQSNQVGGWNPDIIPVAPTQFFGQIKIPFTQVSPIPVVLNRVLASLAIPEVRDWLVVGTTLLVYGAIALPLGFSSGFLRLSLWFDNWINFLLVTLRCLLFPAITEEFTFRILLLPHPTEVVNWSKWALWAGLSLLLFILYHPFNAKTFFPDGFPTFFHSVFLMLAGLLGLGCTVAYALTGSLWAIATIHWIVVVVWLLFLGGMHRLHLHKLNH, encoded by the coding sequence ATGGCGTGGAGATTGAACAAAAAGAGAAAATTCCGATTTGGAGTTTTCCTGTTATTGGTGGTTGTCAGTGCGATCGCTATCTTTATTCTTCACCTTCAAAATCAGCGGGAAATTTACACAAAAGAAAGCAATTACGCTATCCATACCCGCCAAAGCTTTAATCAACCGCAATACTACCCTATAGAGCAAACACTTCCTTCGCAACTTTATCAACCGATCGCAAACTGGGTAGGAAGATTAATTTTGCCTAATGCAGAACAGATGCGCTCAGGTGCAGACTGGGTATGGCTGGAAGTACAACACGCACCACCAGAAGCCAAAAATCTGATTGGCAAAGTCGTTCGTCTGGAATGGAAGCACACGCAACAGCTACAGTCTTACGTAAGAAGAGTAACGCAAGATGTTAATTTTACACCTGCTACCAGAGACAGCGAACGTACCGGAAATATTCATCCTTCTCGTCTCGATGGAGATTTGGGGGTGGGGGCTTTACAATCTCTTGCGGGATTTCGACCTAATGATGATGTAATTGTTACGTTAGACAATGTTGAAATTATAGAGCAGGGTGATAGTAAAATATCTCTGCAAATTGAGCAGGAACCCGTGCTGGCAACTGGGCGGTTTTATGGTTTGGTAAAAATCCTCAAAGCAGAAATCCATACAAAAGCTGTGGAGGTGCAGACATTACCCAGAAGCAGTGAATTTTTCCGCGTGCGCCATTACAATTCTACCTCTGGTGACTTTGATGGTGCAGAAGAAATTATTCGCATTCCCCAACAGGTAATTGATACGCGAAATATACCTCCATCTACGCCACATCAAATTGAAGCCTCAAGCGCAGGTAAGGCAGGCTGGTACATTTACGGTGCTAAAGATGCTAGTGATGTCTTTGTAGTTCAAGCATTAGCACCGCGATCGCTCTTTCAACTGCAACCAGATAAAATAATTTCGGGCATTGAAGCAGGAATAAATTATATCAAATACGAGAATTGGCAAAATACAGAAGCAAACAAAGGTAAAATTCGCAAAGCTTTAGTCGTTCCACAAACTACAGAACCATTATCAAAATGGCACGAGGGAGACAAAGCTATTGTTTTACATATCTTTGGTGGCATTGGTGGTAAAAAAGGTGAGGCATTGAGTATAGCCAGTACTGTCACTGGGCATTTTGCCTTTGGAGTAGCTGAAGTAGTTCGCGATCGCTTCACCAACGAGTTACAGTTTGCTATCCAGTATCACCAAATTTACGCCCATAATCCCGATGGAATTATTTCCGGAACACACTCTTGGGCTAATTATATGGGCAACTTGCAGTGGGGATGGCTAGCAACACGTCCTGTTACAGATATCTTGATTAAATTTGATCCGGTAACGCAAGATTATAATTTTGACAGTATTAAACTTTCGCCTCTACAAGAATTTATTTACCAATTACAGGTAATGATGGCTCGCTATCGAGTTGGTGATGGTACGGGCAGCGCTCTGGTTACACCTGCTGTTTCTTGCATTCAAGACTCTAATCAAGCACTTTACGCTGCCATTAAAGCGATTAGACAGCAAGTTACTTCAAACCCAGCAATCCAACGGTGGCTAAAAACTCATCCCGAAGACAGTCAAACTTTACGCTTTCAGCAATTAGTCTCTTTAGGAGCATCCCTTGAAAAAGAACTTCTGCCTCTTGGTATAGTTCGTGCCGACTGGGAAAGCAATGCGACTGCTGTAGCAGGAATTGATGGTGGCAAACAACCTTTTAGAGATCCTAGTATTTGGGCAGGGTTGACAAGTTGGCGGAGCACTACGCCACGACAGGCACACGACGAACTGGCTGCCTCATTTTTAAAACATGGGGCGAAATTGTGGTTTTTGCAAAGCAATCAAGTAGGAGGATGGAATCCAGATATTATCCCTGTTGCACCTACACAATTCTTCGGACAAATTAAGATACCCTTTACCCAGGTATCACCGATCCCCGTTGTTCTCAATCGTGTATTAGCATCTTTGGCAATTCCCGAAGTTCGAGATTGGCTGGTTGTAGGCACGACGCTGCTGGTGTATGGCGCGATCGCTCTACCCTTGGGTTTTTCCTCTGGATTTTTGCGGCTAAGTCTCTGGTTTGACAACTGGATTAACTTCTTGTTAGTAACATTGAGGTGTTTGCTATTTCCAGCCATAACTGAAGAATTCACCTTCCGTATTTTGCTGCTTCCCCATCCAACAGAAGTAGTGAATTGGAGTAAATGGGCTTTGTGGGCAGGATTAAGTCTGCTGCTATTTATCCTCTATCATCCATTCAATGCCAAAACCTTTTTCCCAGATGGCTTTCCAACCTTTTTTCACTCAGTTTTTCTCATGTTAGCAGGACTATTAGGGTTGGGCTGTACAGTCGCTTATGCCTTGACAGGTTCTTTGTGGGCGATCGCAACCATTCATTGGATTGTAGTAGTTGTTTGGCTGCTATTTCTAGGAGGAATGCACAGGTTGCATCTGCATAAATTAAATCATTAA
- a CDS encoding Mo-dependent nitrogenase C-terminal domain-containing protein, translating into MLKVNNQKIIFSAFINPTVEGHKLANKNRLIKPKYDLLKPLRQWLDSFDIENRQLAKFIAQLIPAQCPFERDIILFGRKIAHIPPLCKLNPFYDQFVGLRFRALCYLVDQCGEDIQSYC; encoded by the coding sequence ATGCTTAAAGTCAACAATCAAAAGATTATTTTTTCAGCTTTTATTAATCCCACTGTAGAAGGTCATAAATTAGCAAATAAAAACCGATTGATTAAGCCTAAATATGACTTGCTGAAACCACTGCGTCAATGGCTAGACTCATTTGATATTGAAAATCGTCAATTGGCAAAATTTATCGCTCAACTGATTCCTGCCCAGTGTCCGTTTGAGCGGGATATTATTCTATTTGGTCGTAAAATAGCCCACATTCCGCCCTTGTGTAAACTGAATCCGTTTTATGATCAATTTGTAGGCTTACGTTTTCGCGCTTTGTGTTATTTAGTAGATCAGTGTGGCGAAGATATTCAGTCTTACTGTTGA
- a CDS encoding ABC transporter ATP-binding protein has translation MAEPGIKVQDLNFSWPSGEKAIKACSLEVPKGEFWMLLGTNGSGKSTLLRLLAGLLAPQSGEIGILHPVGFVFQNPDHQLVMPTVGGDVAFGLVEEKLPLAAVRARVEEALAAVNLLGLQRRPIYALSGGQKQRIAIAGALARHCPVLLLDEPTALLDPDSQLELVAGVRKLVKSRGITALWVTHRLDELDYCDGAFLLERGSLIDQGEAQRLKERLMRSDEESS, from the coding sequence ATGGCGGAACCGGGCATCAAGGTACAAGATTTAAACTTCAGCTGGCCGTCAGGTGAGAAGGCAATTAAAGCTTGCTCTTTAGAAGTACCCAAAGGAGAATTCTGGATGCTTTTGGGTACAAATGGTAGTGGAAAATCAACATTACTTAGACTGTTAGCAGGGCTATTGGCTCCTCAATCTGGCGAAATAGGAATTTTGCATCCCGTTGGTTTTGTTTTCCAAAATCCCGATCATCAACTGGTGATGCCTACCGTTGGTGGTGATGTAGCTTTTGGGCTGGTGGAAGAAAAATTACCACTAGCTGCTGTGAGAGCCAGGGTTGAAGAGGCGTTAGCAGCAGTAAATTTGCTGGGATTGCAACGACGCCCTATATACGCCTTGAGTGGAGGACAAAAACAACGAATAGCGATCGCTGGTGCTTTAGCTCGTCACTGTCCAGTTTTACTACTAGATGAGCCGACTGCATTACTCGATCCAGATAGCCAGCTAGAATTGGTGGCCGGTGTCCGCAAATTAGTCAAAAGTCGGGGTATCACCGCTCTTTGGGTCACACATCGTCTCGACGAATTAGATTATTGTGACGGTGCTTTTTTATTAGAAAGAGGCTCATTAATAGATCAAGGAGAAGCCCAACGTCTCAAAGAACGTTTGATGCGCTCGGACGAGGAAAGCTCGTAA
- a CDS encoding alpha/beta hydrolase — MSYQFTEKQIHVQEQSLFYLEGGIAKSSTPILFIHGWGVGIDPYQEILNSLCDRYHLIAPYLPGFGKSSGSVEDWDYQNYAQVLIEFLQALNIRKVHVIGHSLGGGIAATLAALKPNLVKSLILIDSTGIPVEPVPLVLAQRAIEMTAQTPQMRFPQVLQIFQAFSYNLLFRSQNTIKALMLSLENDLKALLPQIQSPCLLLWGANDLTTPLKAAQEFSQLIKGSQLIIVDGVYHEWSIWFVERFTNLVFDFINEIESQN; from the coding sequence GTGAGTTATCAATTTACAGAAAAACAAATTCACGTACAGGAACAAAGTCTCTTTTATTTAGAGGGAGGAATAGCTAAAAGTTCCACTCCAATACTTTTCATACATGGGTGGGGTGTAGGTATAGATCCTTATCAAGAAATTTTAAATAGTTTATGCGATCGCTATCATTTAATAGCGCCTTATTTACCAGGATTTGGTAAGTCAAGTGGTTCTGTTGAGGATTGGGATTACCAAAATTATGCTCAAGTCTTAATTGAATTTTTGCAAGCATTAAATATTAGAAAAGTTCATGTGATTGGGCATTCACTAGGAGGTGGCATAGCTGCAACATTAGCAGCCTTAAAGCCAAATCTAGTCAAAAGCCTAATATTAATAGATAGTACAGGTATCCCTGTTGAGCCTGTACCCCTGGTACTAGCTCAAAGGGCTATAGAAATGACTGCTCAAACCCCGCAAATGAGATTTCCACAAGTTCTGCAAATTTTTCAAGCTTTTTCCTACAATTTATTGTTTAGAAGTCAAAATACTATCAAAGCTTTAATGCTCTCATTAGAGAATGATTTAAAAGCACTTTTGCCGCAAATTCAATCTCCCTGTTTACTTTTATGGGGAGCAAATGACCTCACAACTCCATTAAAAGCTGCACAAGAATTTTCACAACTAATCAAAGGCTCTCAACTGATAATTGTGGATGGAGTTTACCACGAGTGGAGCATCTGGTTTGTGGAAAGATTTACCAATTTAGTGTTTGATTTTATTAATGAAATTGAATCTCAAAATTAA
- a CDS encoding NYN domain-containing protein has protein sequence MPRPSSTAVLLVDGYNIIGAWSCLKKTRDSAGLEAARWELVETLIGYSAFVGYNTQIVFDAQYQNSCSNKEIITELLCVHYTDFGQTADTYIEKVCASVRSSLTQAFSARMIVATSDRAQQLVVQGYGAEWMSAQQLCYEVQATVCRTRQKYQPRKKSNGRFLANSIDAKARQRLAELRMGL, from the coding sequence ATGCCTCGTCCCTCATCTACAGCCGTTTTGCTTGTAGACGGCTACAATATAATTGGTGCTTGGTCTTGCCTTAAAAAGACTCGTGATAGTGCTGGACTAGAAGCAGCACGTTGGGAACTGGTAGAAACTTTGATCGGTTACAGCGCTTTTGTGGGCTACAATACGCAAATTGTTTTTGATGCCCAATATCAAAACTCCTGTAGCAATAAAGAAATCATCACTGAGCTTCTCTGTGTTCATTATACTGATTTCGGGCAGACAGCAGACACCTATATTGAAAAAGTCTGTGCATCTGTTCGTTCTTCACTGACTCAAGCTTTTTCTGCTCGCATGATTGTTGCGACATCAGATCGCGCACAGCAATTGGTAGTGCAAGGGTACGGTGCGGAATGGATGTCAGCCCAACAACTGTGCTATGAGGTACAAGCTACTGTTTGTCGGACTCGACAAAAGTATCAACCACGCAAAAAGTCTAATGGTAGATTTTTAGCTAACTCTATCGATGCTAAGGCTCGGCAGCGTTTAGCCGAACTGAGAATGGGATTGTAA
- a CDS encoding SDR family oxidoreductase: protein MQIQLKPINQQVVAVVGASSGIGRNAALQFANRGAKVVVAARSQPGLESLVEEIQKMGGEATAVVADVTVFEQVKAIADRAVEEYGRLDTWVHNAAVELYAAFEVTTPEEFKRIIDVNLMGQVYGAMAALPHLKREGRGALIHVTSVEARRSLPLQSAYAASKHGVDGFLESLRVELMHEKLPISVTNIMPASINTPLFNKARTKLGVKPMGVPPVYQPSLVAKAIVKCAERPKRDVVVGDAGKAILAAQRISPSAVDAYMVRTAFSGQRTNEPKSETAPDNLYEPIQGYDKIEGDFSEQARSWSF from the coding sequence ATGCAAATACAGCTTAAGCCAATCAATCAACAAGTTGTTGCGGTAGTTGGGGCTTCTAGTGGGATTGGGCGAAATGCAGCTTTGCAGTTTGCCAATCGAGGCGCAAAGGTGGTAGTAGCCGCTCGCAGCCAGCCAGGATTAGAGTCTTTAGTGGAAGAAATCCAGAAAATGGGTGGTGAAGCCACTGCTGTAGTCGCTGATGTCACAGTGTTTGAGCAAGTCAAAGCGATCGCAGATCGAGCCGTCGAGGAATACGGGCGTCTCGATACTTGGGTACATAATGCGGCTGTGGAACTATATGCTGCTTTTGAGGTGACAACACCAGAGGAATTTAAGCGTATCATTGATGTTAATTTGATGGGGCAGGTATATGGTGCGATGGCAGCGTTACCCCATCTGAAGCGGGAAGGGCGTGGGGCGTTGATTCATGTGACGTCGGTGGAGGCAAGGCGAAGTTTACCATTACAAAGTGCCTACGCTGCATCAAAACACGGTGTAGACGGCTTTTTAGAATCTCTGCGTGTTGAGTTGATGCATGAGAAGCTGCCTATTAGCGTTACGAATATCATGCCAGCTTCTATCAATACACCCTTGTTTAATAAGGCGCGTACCAAATTGGGAGTGAAGCCGATGGGAGTACCGCCAGTTTACCAACCTAGCTTGGTTGCTAAAGCTATTGTTAAATGTGCTGAACGTCCAAAACGCGATGTGGTTGTTGGTGATGCTGGCAAGGCAATTCTTGCGGCGCAACGAATTTCGCCAAGTGCGGTTGATGCTTATATGGTGCGTACTGCTTTTAGTGGGCAGCGCACAAATGAACCGAAATCAGAAACCGCGCCGGATAATCTTTACGAACCAATTCAAGGTTACGACAAGATAGAAGGTGATTTTAGCGAGCAGGCACGCTCTTGGAGTTTTTAG
- a CDS encoding Uma2 family endonuclease: protein MTATLPVASQTEPFYPSADGEPVAETYDHLYALLTTLEVLKQYLAGRQVTVLANQFLYYSQGFPKLRVAPDVMVIFDVSPGGRDNYKIWEEGQVPSVIFEMTSPGTKEQDEVFKKTLYEQLGVKEYWLFDPKSEWLQEQLRGYRLHRGTYEPIEDNRSEPLQLRLQLEGQLIGFYREDTGEKLLLPEELTQALQQEVLARQQAEERAEQERQRAEQERQRAEQAEAQVRQLKERLRSLGVDPDAIE, encoded by the coding sequence ATGACAGCCACTTTACCTGTTGCTTCCCAAACAGAACCCTTTTACCCCAGTGCTGATGGTGAACCAGTGGCGGAAACTTACGATCACCTTTATGCTTTGCTGACTACTCTAGAAGTTTTGAAACAATATTTAGCAGGGCGTCAAGTAACTGTATTGGCAAATCAATTTCTCTATTATTCTCAAGGCTTTCCCAAGTTGCGAGTTGCCCCCGATGTCATGGTAATTTTTGATGTTTCCCCAGGCGGTCGGGATAATTATAAAATCTGGGAAGAAGGTCAAGTTCCTAGTGTCATTTTTGAAATGACTTCTCCAGGAACGAAAGAGCAAGATGAGGTGTTTAAAAAGACTCTTTACGAACAATTAGGTGTAAAAGAATACTGGTTATTTGATCCCAAAAGCGAGTGGTTGCAAGAACAGTTACGCGGCTATCGTCTGCACCGGGGAACCTACGAACCCATCGAAGATAACCGCAGCGAACCATTGCAGTTGCGGTTACAACTTGAAGGGCAATTGATTGGGTTTTATCGAGAGGATACGGGAGAAAAGCTGCTGCTCCCAGAGGAACTCACACAGGCGTTGCAGCAAGAAGTTTTGGCAAGGCAACAAGCAGAAGAACGTGCCGAACAAGAAAGACAACGTGCCGAACAAGAAAGACAACGTGCCGAACAAGCAGAAGCCCAGGTACGACAGTTGAAGGAAAGATTACGTTCTCTCGGTGTTGATCCTGATGCAATTGAGTAA
- a CDS encoding GNAT family N-acetyltransferase yields the protein MDQTKITYKESRDIDLHSILTLYKANHWSSADKPEQLYNALTNSHSLVSAWDKNKLVGLGNAISDGFLVVYYPHLLVLPEYHKRGIGRQIMTILMSRYQDFHQQILVADKEAIAFYKKCGFERSGKTEALWIYAGEEH from the coding sequence ATGGATCAAACAAAAATCACCTATAAAGAAAGCCGCGATATTGATTTGCACAGCATCCTGACATTGTACAAGGCAAATCACTGGTCTTCAGCCGACAAGCCGGAGCAACTCTACAACGCCCTAACAAATTCCCACTCCTTAGTTTCGGCATGGGATAAGAATAAATTAGTCGGACTTGGAAACGCTATTTCTGATGGTTTTTTAGTCGTTTACTATCCTCATTTATTGGTGTTGCCAGAGTATCACAAGCGAGGTATAGGCAGACAAATTATGACAATATTAATGTCTCGCTATCAAGATTTTCACCAACAAATTCTAGTTGCAGACAAAGAGGCGATCGCCTTTTATAAAAAATGTGGATTTGAGCGATCGGGGAAAACCGAAGCATTGTGGATCTATGCAGGAGAAGAACATTGA
- a CDS encoding cupin domain-containing protein has protein sequence MEIKIERQPSQERLQELAVSKWGIWQKQVSKFPWTYDTQETCYFLEGDVIVTPDGGQPVQMGKGDLVTFPAGMSCTWEIKSDVKKHYCFG, from the coding sequence ATGGAAATTAAAATTGAGCGTCAACCCAGTCAAGAACGTCTTCAAGAATTGGCTGTGTCCAAATGGGGAATCTGGCAAAAACAAGTCTCGAAATTTCCTTGGACTTATGACACTCAAGAAACTTGCTACTTTTTAGAAGGTGATGTAATTGTTACTCCTGATGGCGGACAACCAGTGCAGATGGGTAAAGGCGATTTGGTAACTTTTCCTGCTGGTATGTCCTGCACATGGGAAATTAAAAGTGATGTGAAAAAGCATTATTGTTTTGGTTAG
- a CDS encoding aminotransferase class V-fold PLP-dependent enzyme, with the protein MKDKERILHLNPQPSYFKDLWLLDQKVTFLNHGSFGACPKAVLAVQERLRSQLEQEPLRFFTREWEPLIDEARNKLAAFVDVDTEDLVFVPNATTGVNSVLRSLVFHPEDEILTTNHEYNACRNALDFIASRTGVQVVVAKVPFPIESPQQVLEAILEQASSKTRLALLDHVTSQTGLIFPLQQLVQQLHEQGIDTLVDGAHAPGMLALNLREIGATYYTGNCHKWLCAPKGAAFLYVHRNKQPDIRPLTISHGANSPRTDKSRFQLEFDWMGTDDPTAYMCVPEAIAFLGSLLPGGWDELRQRNHQLVLQARKLLCEALEVLPPCPDEMIGSMAVVPMPAALENRNFISVRDELFDMFNIQVQIVPWQETPKLLVRISAQIYNTIEEYEYLGRAIAQLLQQ; encoded by the coding sequence ATGAAGGATAAAGAGAGAATTTTACACCTCAACCCTCAACCTTCATACTTTAAAGATTTGTGGTTGCTTGATCAAAAAGTGACGTTTCTCAACCATGGCTCTTTTGGGGCTTGTCCGAAAGCGGTGTTAGCAGTTCAAGAGCGCTTGCGATCGCAATTAGAACAAGAACCACTAAGATTTTTCACTAGAGAGTGGGAACCGCTAATAGATGAAGCCAGAAACAAATTAGCGGCATTTGTGGATGTTGATACTGAAGATTTGGTTTTTGTCCCGAATGCAACTACTGGTGTCAATTCGGTTTTGCGTTCTCTTGTCTTTCATCCCGAAGACGAAATACTCACTACTAACCACGAATACAACGCTTGTCGCAATGCTCTAGATTTTATTGCCAGCCGCACGGGGGTGCAGGTTGTTGTTGCCAAAGTTCCTTTCCCAATTGAGTCGCCACAACAGGTTTTAGAGGCAATTCTAGAGCAAGCTTCATCAAAAACACGGCTGGCACTTTTAGATCATGTGACGAGTCAAACTGGGTTAATTTTTCCCCTACAGCAACTTGTGCAACAATTGCACGAGCAGGGTATAGATACGCTTGTAGATGGCGCTCACGCACCCGGAATGTTAGCTCTAAACTTGCGAGAAATTGGCGCAACTTACTACACAGGGAATTGCCACAAATGGCTGTGTGCGCCAAAGGGAGCAGCATTTTTGTACGTGCATCGAAATAAACAGCCAGATATTCGCCCATTGACAATCAGCCACGGTGCTAACTCACCGCGTACCGATAAAAGTCGCTTTCAATTGGAATTTGATTGGATGGGAACAGACGATCCCACAGCATATATGTGCGTACCAGAAGCGATCGCATTTCTGGGATCGCTACTGCCCGGTGGTTGGGATGAATTAAGGCAGCGAAACCATCAACTTGTGTTGCAAGCAAGAAAGCTACTTTGTGAAGCGTTGGAAGTATTGCCACCCTGCCCTGATGAGATGATTGGCTCAATGGCGGTTGTACCTATGCCTGCTGCTTTGGAAAATCGCAATTTTATATCTGTACGCGATGAGTTGTTTGATATGTTTAATATTCAGGTGCAAATAGTTCCTTGGCAGGAAACACCAAAATTACTAGTAAGGATTTCAGCGCAGATTTATAACACGATTGAGGAGTATGAGTATTTAGGCAGAGCGATCGCGCAACTTCTACAGCAGTAA
- a CDS encoding creatininase family protein, whose translation MLLHLSTWQEVEAYLQQSGGIIIPIGSTEQHGPTGLIGTDAICAEAIARGVGETTQAMVAPTMNVGMALHHTAFPGTISLRPSTMIQVVRDYITCLAKAGFTKFYFINGHGGNIATLKAAFSETYAHLDDLQISNAHKVQCQVANWFMCSLVYKLAKELYSDQEGSHATPSEVALTQYVYPEAIKQASLSSEVGSGHRIYGAKDFRQHYPDGRMGSNPALATPEHGKQFYELAVKELSNGYLEFLSAE comes from the coding sequence ATGTTACTGCATTTGAGTACCTGGCAAGAAGTCGAAGCATATCTGCAACAATCTGGTGGTATTATTATTCCAATTGGTTCTACAGAACAACACGGCCCAACAGGATTAATTGGTACTGATGCAATTTGTGCAGAAGCGATCGCTCGTGGTGTGGGTGAAACAACTCAGGCAATGGTTGCTCCCACAATGAATGTAGGCATGGCGCTGCATCACACTGCTTTTCCCGGTACAATAAGTCTGCGTCCCAGCACAATGATCCAGGTAGTGCGGGATTATATCACCTGTTTAGCTAAAGCTGGCTTTACCAAGTTCTACTTCATCAACGGACACGGTGGCAACATCGCCACGCTGAAGGCTGCTTTCTCTGAAACTTATGCACATTTAGATGATTTGCAGATTTCTAACGCCCACAAGGTGCAATGCCAAGTTGCTAACTGGTTTATGTGCAGTTTAGTGTACAAGCTAGCAAAAGAATTATACAGTGATCAAGAAGGTTCCCATGCCACACCAAGTGAAGTAGCCCTCACTCAATATGTTTATCCAGAGGCAATTAAGCAAGCATCCCTTTCCTCTGAAGTTGGCAGTGGGCATAGAATTTATGGTGCCAAAGACTTTCGCCAGCATTACCCAGATGGGAGAATGGGTTCAAATCCTGCCCTGGCAACGCCTGAACACGGCAAGCAGTTTTATGAATTGGCAGTGAAAGAACTCAGTAATGGGTATTTGGAGTTTTTGAGTGCAGAATAA
- a CDS encoding RNase H1/viroplasmin domain-containing protein yields the protein MASKKYYAVFKGRKTGIFTSWAECEEQIKGFSGVLYKSFKTRDSKK from the coding sequence ATGGCATCCAAGAAGTACTATGCAGTCTTCAAAGGTAGAAAAACAGGCATATTTACAAGCTGGGCAGAATGTGAAGAGCAAATCAAGGGTTTCAGTGGGGTGTTGTATAAATCCTTTAAAACCAGAGACAGCAAAAAGTAA